Within Palaemon carinicauda isolate YSFRI2023 chromosome 14, ASM3689809v2, whole genome shotgun sequence, the genomic segment CATATGCCAATACCACAACCAGAATAGTTTAATTTGCCAAAGCTTTAAAGGAAACAACATGCCATTGATATTATATGGTGAGATAGATAAAGGTGACATCTCACTTAAAATAATTTTTCGCTTtattttttcctgaaatattttctataagaaataataatcttttaaacaaatcagatatacaataTGAGTCGAGAGAAAATGTCAAACTTTGAaaaaaacttacatacatacatataccaaggcacttcccccaattttggggggtagccgacatcaacaaatgaaacaaaacaaaaaggggagctctactctctgcgttcctcccagcctgacaagggactcaaccgagttcagctggtactgctggtaCACCagcaaatatataattgaaaaaaaaggtgAATCTTATCCATACATCAGATATTCTAACTGAAACTACTCGAGATGAAATTTCAAACGATAAAGAAATTTATACCATcaaatacataatttaaaaaaagatgAATCTTTTCCACAAATCAGGATGTACGATATTTAGCGAATCGAGATGAAATTTGAAACGATAACAAATTGTGTACCAGAAAATATATCAAAGTAACAAAGACGAGTAAACTTGACTGAGGCCTTAACTTGATACTTACTGTGATAGAGTGTACTAAAAATGAGAATTTGTGATGTATTTATACCAAGTTGTGAGACTGTTACGATTATCGAAATGACCTTTGAAAGTGAGCCCATATGTCGCTGTTTCCATAGATATGGTTACAGGAATTGTATAACATTTGGGTGATGCAATGGGGTATTTCTTGTTATTCATTATAATCTTCAACGAGCCGGTCTTTGAAGATGTTGGTGATCATTATTTGCAAACTATTTTTActggtttttaataataataataataataataataataataataataataattttaaattagtaaatgtgtaatatttttctgaaataaattGTTTAGTGGATTGTTATAGAGTTCTGGTTGAATTTACAGCTaaggtatttaataataataataataataataataataataataataataataataataaaaataataataatattaataataatttaaaagaaatttatttagtaaacttgagaacaaagccctcagaagaatatttagagttgaatggtaggacaagattagggaatgaaactataagagagattactcgattgccatatgtggatgagatcatggtgaggggtagatggagatggcttgggcatgctctccgcacttcccaagggagattagttcactaaacattcaactgggctccacaaggcacgagaatagttggaagacccaggcctatatgggtgaggactatgaattgtgaagtagatcttgaatggagaagtattgatttacaagctcaaaatagagacgactggcgaaatctaaccgaggccctttgcgtcaataagtgtaggagatgatgatgatgattactctttttttctgaaatatataatTTCGTGGATTGTTATGGAATTCTTATCGAATGTATAGTTAAGGTATGTATTATTTTTTACAAAGATAAGAATTTGGTTTAGGCATTAATGGCATCTTTGGGAAACTTTGATGAAGTGGAAATAACCGAATAAAGTAGaaatgatatatacaaatatatattcggAAAAGACTATCTACAAGAGCCCTTAAAACCGTTTTGTTCAGTTTGcatataatttacttattttgAATCATACAAATTTCAGACAACATACACAGATGGATAATTTTCCTAATATGATCTGCTTCTAAGTTACCGATTAAGATTGTTCTACCAAAAGATTTTTAGATATTAACTTGATCATTAGAGTTTATCAGTTTtgtactatttaaatttttttccttgttaaagtaaaaaaaaatgtgaatagccCTACATGTTCCAGTTGATTTATCATGTGGAAAGTCCATCTGAAACGACTATGCACTCTGGATAGTCCTGGAAATGGCAAGACTACGTGCAAgtatctttctttattattattattattattattatttattattattattattattattattattattattattatgattacttgctaggctacaatcctagctggaaaagcaagatgctataagcccaaaggctccaacagggaaaatagctcagtgaggaaaggaaataaggaaaaactacaagaagtgtcatatataaactaaaacaaaaattgaaaatatcaagaggataaaaacttcaaaataacaagaggaagagaaataagataggatagtgtgcccgagtttaccctcaagcaagagatctgtaacccaagacagtggaagaccatggtacagaggctatggtactacccaagactagagaacaatggtttgattttgaagtgtccttctcctagaagagctgcttaccatagctaaagagtctctcctacccttaccgagaggaaagtagccactgaacaattacagtacagtagttaacaacGTATAACCTCTATTTGCTCGCAAATGTGGTTGAAATAGGTCAAACTAGATTCCATTAAGGTCATGAATGGTCATGGAACATGAAGAGCAAGTATGTACTTCGTTCTCTGATTGGTGTAGCCTTTTTTCATcccagtgcattattattattattattattattattgttgttgttgttgatgttgttgttttttgttgttattgatgttattgctgttattattattattattattattattacttgctaaactacagccctagttggcaaagcaggatgctacaagcccaagggcttcaacagagagaatagcccagtgaggaatggaaataaacaaatagaatagtgttctGAATGCACCCTCAAGCTAGAAAAATCTACCTCAAGAAAGagaaaggctatggtacagaggctatggcaatacccaagactagaaaacaatgatttgattttggagtgtccttttagaagagatgcttaccatatctaaagagtctctggGGGTTAAAGCCTCATTCATCTAGTTATAGATATGCATCTGTATAAGATCATTCCCATAGTGAAAGTCTGATCTATCATTAGAAGTATTGTAAGTCTCCTGATTATGTACTTAATGAAGAAGTAActgcttaattaaaaaaaaaaaattgaatcactccACTTTGATTTATATTGGTGCTCTGAATCGTGTCAAAAATTATGCGAAATATGTGACAGCTTCTTACTGAGATATGATAGTcagtgtaattattattgttattttcattcattatcattatttttattattattattattattattattattattattattattattattatttatattatcattattattattactactactacctgcTATGCCACAATCATAATTGGAAAAACAgaaaactataagcccaagggctccaacagggaaaggaaatatggaaactacaCGAGAATTATttaacaaatagaataaaatatttcaagaacagtaacaacattgaaagatagaatagtgtgcttgagtgtaccctcaagcaagagaactctaccccaagacagtgaaagaccacgatACAGTAAGAGTGGTCGTGATATTTGGAATGCAAGGCTTTCAGGTTAGTTTGGAGAGCGTAATTACATTATGTATGGAAAGGCAGTAGGTAACTGAACACTTGAGCCCGGTCTTTGTTAATCTTGATTGAAATTGTATACGTAATCCAACCAATTTTTAGTCCTTGTTTCTATTGAAGCTTTTAATCTAACCTCTTTTTCAATGGATGTTTTCAACAATGAGGCTATGTGTGCAAAATGCCTGGTGTTATACATCTACGGATTTCAgacaatgataataaattaataagaagaggaagaatagaAAACCAATGCATTGATAGTTCCTTAGACAAACTGAATAATTGGCCAGTAAGGTAACAAGGCAGTGGCTCAGGAGAGGAGAACGTAaaaaggaaactgaaggaatgataatgacaccacaAGATAAGACCTTAAGAACAAGATATAATCACCGAGcaatagacggaaataacatctcgtcaaagtgcaggaaataTATTAACAACAtcgccagtgaatgttcagcacttggTCACCATCCATACAAGAAACGCCATGATACAATAGCTGAAACTCTCCATTGCAgtctctgtagaaaatatgaaatacaatgcagcaacaaaTGGTACGGACATCAATCTCAAGCTCTGGTAGAAAATGATAAACTACTCTGGAACTACATtataaggacggacagggtgatacaagcacatcgacctgACGTCACTCTGGTCGACGAGACTAGAAAAAAGGTATCACTCATAAATGTTGCAGTACTTTGGGACTCAAAAGTGGAAGATAAGAggagaataaaaatagaaaagtgcCATGACTTGCAAAATTAACTGAGAAGACTATGGAATATGCATGTAGAAATGGTGCTCATAATCATCAGAGCACTGAAAAGGAATCGGGAGAAGGTAGGAGCTGATTTAGTCATAGGATATGAGCAAAACAacatgctacttgaaacagcacatatatagTGAGGAAAGGGCAAAACGACGGAAACACGAGAATTGTTGCACTGACCCATGTGAGGGGAAGCGTATAtggtgaatatatatgtgtgtatatatatatatatgtgtgtgtgtgtgtgtatatatatatatatttatttatttatttatatatatatatatatatatatatatttatttattaatttatttttttatttatatatatacatatatatatatatatatatatatatatatatgcgtgtgtatatttatatatatatatatatatgtgttgatatatatatgtatatatatacacacatacatacataactgtatatactgtatatccatatacttTTGAATCTTAATTAAGAGATACCATATATTTCCCcaaaatacttcaaagaaaaacTCACTTTCATAAAAAAACTGAAATTTATCCTCCGTAAATTATAGATTTCCCCAGCACAAAGAAAGAAATAGGTATACCATATACGTCTGAATATATTAACATGAAATGTTGACAGGCTCTGACAGATGGGTTCGACACCATGAACTCCTTATTACATCATTGGGGGAGTCAGCTGTTGGTGGGAAGGAGACGTCgaggtcagaaaaaaaaaaaaaactgatggagGGTGAGGAAAAGATAAAGGTTTTTGAATGAGATGGGTGTTCGGTAATAAATGCGCCATAAATGCGcatactcagacacacacacacacacacacacacacacacacatatatatatatatatatatatatatatatatattatgtatatatatatgtgtgtgtgtgcgtgtgtgtttgggaatagcttaacgtgatgaaaaggtttgtatattattattattattattattattattattagtagtagtagtagtagtagtattactttctaagctacaaccctagttggaaaagcaagatgctataagcccagaggccccaacagggaaaatagcccaatgaggaaaggaaacaaggaaaaaaatatattttaagaacaatgacacttaaataaatatttcctatataaactttgaaaactataacaaaacaagaggaatcgtcatgatcagcaaagctgtactagtcaggcgcactcatatttggttggtttgctgtgagtgatcagacaaaagtttcctaccatcaccaaccaagccagcgtggtgatgaaaatgaccaaacaccagacatgacaaagtacatgtctgaggtgtttgtcctgcagttgactataaacggctgcatttatatTTTATGTCAAATGGTTATTTCATATTCTTCATTAGATGGAAATATCAATGTACTGTATGTTCTTTTCATTTCGGTACCTGATAAGCCATTTCACATTTGGAAATCACCACagtgaaacttattttattttataatcattatattggacttgaatttttattttttttttcactcaaaaaGTTTTTAAATTAAGTTTTTAAAAGTCGTATCTAAAGTGATACGTTATGCTGgctctatctgctgaatcatgatTTTACAAGATATTTAGCCAAAACATATTTATTTTCTCACATTTTGCTTCCTATATATGCTTTATATGTTtagaaaagataaatattttgtttatgtagCGATCGGGATTTTTTCTTTGAACTAAGCTTAGCTAGAAGGTGCTATCTATTGATCAAAAtacataattatgagagagagagagagagagagagagagagagagagagagagagagagagagagagagagagagagagagagagagagactacactaATTTCAATAGTCATTCATTTTGGATCTGAAGTACACccaatttttgtttttccttttttttcttcctcgaTGACTTTTTATCTATGATGACCTTTTTTTAGACAGAGGATAAGATACGTCAACAATTAGCGTGAGAAAAATACCAACTTTTTCAGGTTTCTTCTTATCTCCAGTTACCCTTCATCTTGGGAATTTCCATTGTAATCAGGTTTAATGTGATGTTAATTCTAGTGGTTTCCCTGTttataacaaaaattaatataactAACACTCTGTGGAACATTATCCCTTTCCTTAGTTTATATAAACTGTTTGCTAAGAATTAAAGGATATTATCTATCGCAAGCCTATTAAATAACTGTGAATGATCATTTAGCAGATCACTAGCATCCACTGACTTTTGactgtagtgatatatatatatatatatatatatatatatatatatatatatatacgtatatatatatatatatatacatacatatatatatatatatatatatatatatatgtatatatatatatatatatatatatatatatacatatatatatatatatatatatatgtgtgtgtatatatatataca encodes:
- the LOC137652713 gene encoding uncharacterized protein, with protein sequence MTPQDKTLRTRYNHRAIDGNNISSKCRKYINNIASECSALGHHPYKKRHDTIAETLHCSLCRKYEIQCSNKWYGHQSQALVENDKLLWNYIIRTDRVIQAHRPDVTLVDETRKKVSLINVAVLWDSKVEDKRRIKIEKCHDLQN